The following is a genomic window from Amycolatopsis acidiphila.
TCCGCGACGCGGTCGAGCTGCCGTTCCTGCACGCCGACCTCTACCGCGAGTACGAGCTCCGGCCGCCGAAGGGCGTCCTGCTCTACGGGCCGCCCGGCTGCGGCAAGACCCTGATCGCCAAAGCGGTGGCGAACTCGCTGGCCAAGAAGGTCGCCGAGGCGCGAGGTGACGGCAAGGCCGCGGAGGCCAAGTCGTACTTCCTCAACATCAAGGGCCCGGAGCTGCTGAACAAGTTCGTCGGCGAGACCGAGCGGAGCATCCGCCTGATCTTCCAGCGGGCGCGGGAGAAGGCCTCCAACGGCACCCCGGTCATCGTCTTCTTCGACGAGATGGAGTCGATCTTCCGGACCCGTGGCAGCGGCGTGTCCTCCGACGTGGAGACCACGATCGTGCCGCAGCTGCTGGCCGAGATCGACGGTGTGGAGGGGCTCGAGAACGTCATCGTGATCGGCGCCTCCAACCGCGAGGACATGATCGACCCGGCGATCCTGCGGCCGGGCAGGCTGGACGTGAAGATCAAGATCGAGCGGCCCGACGCCGAGGGTGCGAAGGACATCTTCTCCAAGTACCTGACCGCCGGCCTGCCGATCCACGCGGACGACCTCACCGAGTTCGGCGGGGACGTGCCGGCCACGATCGACGCGATGATCCAGAACACGGTCGAGCGGATGTACGAGGAGACCGACGAGAACCGGTTCCTCGAGGTCACCTACGCCAACGGTGACAAGGAGATCCTCTACTTCCGCGACTTCAACTCGGGCGCGATGATCCAGAACATCGTGGACCGGGCGAAGAAGTCGGCGATCAAGTCGGTGCTCGAGACCAAGCAGCCCGGGCTGCGGGTCCAGCACCTGCTCGACGCGATCGTGGACGAGTTCGCGGAGAACGAGGACCTGCCCAACACCACCAACCCGGACGACTGGGCCCGGATCTCCGGCAAGAAGGGCGAGCGGATCGTCTACATCCGCACGCTCGTCACCGGCAAGAACCAGGACTCCGGACGCGTCATCGACACGGCGACCAACACCGGCCAGTACCTCTGAGCGGCCCGGGAACGGGGCCCCGGTCACTTCGGTGGCCGGGGCCCCGTCTCGCGTGTCGGGCCCGCCGGTCGGTGTATAACGGCCTATACTTCGGCGCTGTGAGCGAGCCCGAGTCCTTCCGTCCCCATGCCCCGGTCACTGCCGCCGACCTGCTGACCTGGCTGGAGGAGACCGCCACCGCCGTCCGGGCCGGGCAGGTGGGCGCGGACGACCTGATCACCGTCCTCGGCGAGCTCCGGCGCGCCTCGGCGGCCTGCGCCGACGCCGCCGACTGGGCCCTGCTGGCCGCCAGGGAGGAGGGGGCGAGCCTGCGCCAGATCGCCCCCGTGTTCGGCAAGGGGTACGTGCGCGCGCCCGCCGCCCGGCTGGAGAAGCTGCACCGCCAGGCGCTGAACTCGCAGCAGTGGCTCGAAATTCTCCGCCAGCGTGCCGACGGTGTATAACCACTTGAACGGCGAGGCATAGAAAACTGTTATGCCCAGCCGCGGGTGACGGACCGTGAGGAAGGGGCGGGGCCCTGCGTATCGGACTCGGCTTGGCCGCCTTGGGCCGGCCCGCGTACATCAACCTGGGCAGGACCGAGGAGCTTCCCGCGGAACGGGACGTCGAAGCCATGCGGCGCGCGACCTACGCCGTGCTCGACGCGGCCTACAAGGCCGGGATCCGCTGGATCGACGTCGCCCGCTCCTACGGCCGCGCCGAGGAGTTCCTGGCGGGCTGGCTGGGCCGGCGCACCCCCGGCGACCTGACGGTGTCGAGCAAGTGGGGCTACACCTACGTGGGCGCGTGGCGGATGGACGCCGCGATGCACGAGGTCAAGGAGCACTCCGCGAGCAGCTTCTCCCGCCAGTGGTCGGAAAGCCGCGCGCTGCTGGGCTCGGCGATCAACCTCTACCAGGTGCACTCGCTGACCACGGACAGCCCGCTGTTCACCGACGAGCCGTTGCTGCGCGCGCTGTCCGCGCTGAGCGACGACGGGGTCCGGGTGGGGTTCTCCACCTCCGGCCCGCGCCAGGGCGAGGTCATCCGCCGGGCCTTCGAGCTGGAAGTCGCCGGGAGGCCGATCTTCACCGCGGTCCAGTCAACCTGGAACCTGCTCGAACCCTCGGCGGGGCGCGCGCTCGCCGAGGCGCACGCCGCCGGAAACCTGGTGCTGGTCAAGGAAACCCTCGCCAACGGCAGGCTCGTGGTGAGCCCGCCGCCGGTGCTGGCGCGCATCGCCGCGCGGCACGGGGTCGGGCCGGACGCGGTCGCCGTGGCGGCGGTCCTCGCGCGGCCGTGGGCCGACACGGTGCTCGTCGGCCCGGCCAGCCCGGCGCAGCTGACCGCGAACCTGGCTGCCACCAGGATGAACCTCGCCGACGGCGAGCTGCGCGCGCTCGCGACGCTCGCCGAGCCGCCGGGGGAGTACTGGGGTCGGCGATCCTCTTTGCATTGGCGGTAAAGGCTTCGGCTAGTCTCGGCGCCCCAGCGACGGATCAGAAGGGGGACGACACGGTGCGTCACGGACGGATAGTGGTCCTGAGCGCGGTCCTGCTGACCGGGCTCGCCGGTTGCGCCGACCGCCCCAACAACCTCGAAACGTATTACAACCGGCCGGGGAACGCGGTCGCGACGACGACCCCGCCGCCCGCGGCCACCTCACCCGGTGTGCCGGACCAGGCGGCGGCCGCGTCGAGCAGCGCCCAGCAGGCGATCGCCGAGGAGGTGGCCGCGGCGGTGCTCACCAGGAGCGACCTCTCGAGCGAGGGGGTGCACGCCGCGGCCGAGCGCGCGGAGAACGGCGCCTGCTTCGACGCGGTGCCCTCGGGCGACCCGCGCGGCGCGAGCTGGACCTATTCGAGCGGGTCCACCCTGACGCAGCAGGTCACGGGCTATCTCGACGAGGCGGCCACCGACGTGCTCTCCCGGGTGCGGTGCGACGGCCAGAAGCTCAGCGTCCCGCTGCCCTCGGGTGCCGAGGCGGTGCGCGGCTGGTGCTCGAGCGGCACCTGCACGGTGCTGCTGGCGGCTGGGCACGTCCTGTCGGGCCTGCAGGTCACCGCGAACACGACCACGCGGGCCTCGGACGCGGTGAAGAGCCTGACGCCGCTGGCGGCGGAGAAGCTGCCGGTCTCTCAGTAGTAGCGGCGGAACCACGCCAGTATCCCCGCGCGCCCGTCCGGGATCAGCGGGCTCGCGGCGTCCTCGGCCCATGCCCGCAGGTCCGCGAGCGGCAGCCAGTGGCCCTCGACGATCTCCTCGGGCTGGTGCGCGATCGGGCCGTCCCAGTGAGCCTCGAAGGTGAAGTTGTGACACCGCAACGGCGGCTGCTCGAAGACGTGGGTGAACAACGGGGTCAGCGCGGCGCCGTGCACGCCCAGTTCCTCGCCCAGCTCCCGGAAAGCGCATTCAGCCGGTGTCTCCCCGGCCGCGACCACCCCACCGGCCCAGCAGTCCCACAGGCCGCCGAACACGTCCTTGTCCGGCGACCGGCGATGCACGTAAACGCTTTCCCCGTCCCCGGAGCGCAGCAGCACCTCGCCGGTCGCGTGCCACAGCCCGCGCGCCCGCATGTCCGCCCTGGTGGTGCTGCCCGTGACCGCCCCGTGCTCGTCGTAGACCGCGACCAGCTCCTCCCGCATGACCCGACCCTACGACGCGCGGGTGGTTACCGGCTCGCAACGTGGAGGCCGCGCGCCCGCCGCCGCGGCGACCCGTAGGCTTGGGACATGCGGCGGATCATGGGAACCGAGGTCGAGTACGGCATCGCGGTGCCGGGCGACGCGACCGCGAACCCGGTGCTGACCTCGACACAGGTGGTGCTGGCCTACGCGGCGGCGGCCGACATCCCCCGGGCGCGCCGGGCGAGATGGGACTACGAGGTCGAGTCCCCGCTCAGGGACGCGCGCGGGTTCGACCTGGCCGGCCCCGGCGGGCCCGGCCACGACCCCGACGTGGAGGACCTCGGCGCGGCCAACGTCATCCTCACCAACGGCGCCCGGCTCTACGTCGACCACGCCCACCCCGAGTACTCCGCGCCCGAGGTCACCAACGCGCGCGACGCGGTCATCTGGGACAAAGCGGGCGAGCGGGTGATGGAGGAGGCGGCGATCAAGGCCGCCACCGTGCCCGGCCAGCCGCCGCTGCAGCTGTACAAGAACAACGTCGACGGCAAGGGTGCCAGCTACGGCACCCACGAGAACTACCTGATGTCCCGCTCGACGCCGTTCACCTCGGTCATCGGCGGGCTCACCCCGTTCTTCGCCTCGCGCCAGGTCGTCACCGGCTCGGGCCGGGTGGGGCTCGGCCCGCAGGGCGAGGAGGCCGGCTTCCAGCTGTCCCAGCGCTCGGACTACATCGAGGTCGAGGTCGGGCTGGAGACCACCCTCAAGCGCGGCATCATCAACACCCGCGACGAGCCGCACGCCGACGCCGACAAGTACCGCAGGCTGCACGTCATCATCGGGGACGCGAACCTCGCCGAGTACTCGACGTTCCTCAAGGTCGGTACCACCGCGCTGGTGCTGGACATGATCGAGGCCGGGCAGCGCTTCGACGAGCTCAAGCTCGACGAGCCGGTCCGCGCGGTGCACCAGATCAGCCACGACCCCACGCTGAAGACGAAGGTCGCGCTCGCGGGCGGCAAGAAGTACACCGGCCTGGAGCTCCAGTTCGCCTACCACGAGCTGGCGGCGGCACACCTGGAGCGCGAGGGCGGCGACGAGCAGTCCAAGGAGGTCCTGCGGGTCTGGGGCGAGATCCTCGACGCGCTCGCGCGCGACCCGCAGGAGTGCGCCGACCGGCTGGACTGGCCCGCGAAGCTGCGCCTGCTGGAGGGCTACCGCCAGCGCGACCAGCTCAACTGGGGCGCGCCGCGGCTGCACCTGGTGGACCTGCAGTACTCCGACGTTCGCCTGGGCAAGGGTCTGTACAACCGCCTGGTCACCCGGGGCTCGATGAAGCGCCTGGTGAGCGAGGAGGAGGTGCAGCACGCGATCACGCATCCGCCCGAGGACACCCGTGCCTACTTCCGCGGCCGGACGCTGGAGAAGTACGCGAGCTCGATCGCGGCCGCGTCGTGGGATTCGGTCATCTTCGACGTGGGCAAGGAGTCGCTGGTGCGGATCCCCACCCTGGAGCCGTTGCGGGGCACGAAAGCGCACGTCGGCAAGCTGCTGGACGCCTCGGCCACGGCCGAGGAACTGGTCGAGGCGCTCACGGGCAGCGACTGAGACGCGTCAAGCCGTGTCCTCGCGGATGCCCCGATTGTCGTTCCCACTGGGTAGTCTGGAACCAACAGCTCACCGGGAGGCGAGATGGCTCAGGAAAAGATCGAAAAGCACGGCGGCGGCGACTCGGACGACGAGCTCGAAGGCGGTGCCCCGGCGGGGCAGGAACGCCGCGAGAAGCTCGGCGAGGACGTCGACACGATCCTGGACGAGATCGACGATGTCCTGGAGGAGAACGCCGAGGACTTCGTGCGCGCCTACGTGCAAAAGGGCGGCCAGTAACACCCGCTCGCCCGGCCACTAGGCTCACTCCACCGTTTGCCCCACTGACCTGACGTTGATGGGAATCACGAGCACGCATGGACAACACCTCGGGCTCCTCGGGTTCTTCGCTGCCCGCAGCCTATTTTTCGACCACGACCTCGTCGTTCGCCGAGTTCCTCAGGATGCAGGCGCCTGACCTGCTGCCTGGGCACCGGCAGGCGCCGGGGGCGTCCGCGAAGGAGCTGAACGCGCCCCACGGCACCACGATCGTCGCGGTGACCTTCTCCGGCGGCGTGCTGATCGCCGGCGACCGGCGGGCGACCTCGGGCAACCTGATCGCCTCGCGGGACATGGACAAGGTCTCCGTGACCGACGAGTACTCGGCGGTCGGCATCGCGGGCACCGCGGGGCTGGCACTGGAGCTGGTCCGGCTCTACGCCGTCGAGCTCGCCCACTACGAGAAGATCGAGGGCGTCCCGCTGTCCCTGGACGGCAAGACGAACAAGCTCGCGACGATGGTCAAGGGCAATCTCGAGGTCGCCATGGCCGGGCTGGCGGTGCTGCCGCTGTTCGTCGGCTACGACATCGAGGCCGACGACCCGAAGCGGGCCGGCCGGATCGTGTCCTACGACGTGACCGGCGGCCGGTACGAGGAGAGTGCCGGCTACCACGCGATCGGCTCCGGATCGCTGTTCGCGAAGTCCTCGCTGAAGAAGCTCTACGACCCCGACGCCGCGGAGGAGGCCGCCGTGCGCACCGCGGTCGAGTCGCTCTACGACGCGGCGGACGACGACACCGCGACCGGCGGGCCGGACCTGGTGCGCCGGATCTTCCCGACGGTCGTGACGGTCACCGCCGAACGCGGGGCCGAGATGCTGCCCGCGGACCAGGCCGCCGCGGTGGCCGAGGCGGTCGTCGAGGGCCGCCGCGAGCAGGCCGCCTCGGGCCGCAGCTGAGCGGCCCGAGTCCCTCCTGCCTTTAGCTGGACCCTTTACCTGGACAGAGCCCCGTTCCACCGAGCACTTTTGGAGCCGACACCGTGACGATGCCGCTGTACGCCTCTCCCGAGCAGTTGATGCGCGAGCGCTCGGAGCTCGCTCGCAAGGGCATCGCGCGCGGGCGCAGTGTCGTCGTGCTGAAGTACGCGGGCGGTGTGCTGTTCGTCGCCGAGAACCCGTCGACGACGTTGCACAAGTTCTCCGAGATCTACGACCGCATCGGCTTCGCCGCGGTCGGCCGCTACAGCGAGTTCGAGAACCTGCGCGTCGCCGGCATCCGGCACGCGGACCTCAAGGGCTACCAGTACGACCGCCGCGACGTCAGCGCGCGGGCGCTGGCCAACGCCTACGCGGCCACCCTGGGCAGCATCTTCACCGAGCAGCTCAAGCCGTACGAGGTGGAGATCTGCGTGGCGGAGGTCGGCGCGACCTCCGCCGAGGACCAGCTGTTCCGGCTGACCTACGACGGGTCGATCTTCGACGAGCCGCAGTTCGTGGTGATGGGCGGGCAGACCGAGCCCATCGTCACCAAGCTGAAGGAGGGGTTCGAGGAGGACGCCGAGCTGGAGCAGGTGCTGCCGATGGCGGTGCGCACGCTGCGCTCGACCTCGCCCAACAACGGCGACAGCGAGCCGGTGAAGCTCGAGGTCGCGGTGCTCGACCGCAACCGCCCGCGGCGGGCGTTCCGGCGGATCACCGGCGCGGCGCTCGACGCGCTGCTCCCGGCGCCCGAGCCCGCCCCCGAGGGCGAGGAAAAGGCGGACGGCGACGGCGAGTCCTCGCCGAACGGCGACTCCGCGAGCTGAGCGGACTTCCGAAGGAGCCCCGGCCCGCCGGGGCTCCTTTGTGGTGCGTGCGAACGCCCAGGTGAACGGATCGGAACCGGGCTCCCGGCGTGTCGCCGCCCGAACGGCGCACCGCTGAACGGCCGAAAGCGCCTAGCATTGAGAGATGCAGCGGCGGATTTTTGGCATCGAGACCGAGTTCGGGGTCACGTGCACCTTCCACGGACAGCGGCGGCTCTCACCCGACGAGGTCGCCCGGTACCTGTTCCGGCGGGTCGTGTCGTGGGGGCGCTCGTCCAACGTCTTCCTGTCCAACGGCTCACGGCTCTACCTCGACGTGGGCTCGCACCCGGAGTACGCGACGGCCGAGTGTGACGACCTGGTGCAGCTCGTCACGCACGACAAGGCCGGTGAGCGGATCCTCGAGGACCTGCTCGTGGACGCCGAGCGGCGGCTGGCCGACGAGGGCATCGGCGGCGACATCTTCCTGTTCAAGAACAACACCGACTCCGCGGGCAACTCCTACGGCTGCCACGAGAACTACCTCGTCACCCGTGCGGGGGAGTTCTCGCGGATCGCGGACGTGCTGCTGCCCTTTCTGGTGACCCGGCAGCTGATCTGTGGCGCGGGCAAGGTCCTGCAGACCCCGCGGGGCGCGGTGTACTGCCTGTCCCAGCGCGCGGAGCACATCTGGGAAGGTGTGTCCAGCGCCACAACGCGGTCGCGGCCGATCATCAACACCCGGGACGAGCCGCACGCCGACGCCGAGCGCTACCGCCGGCTGCACGTGATCGTGGGCGACTCCAACATGGCCGAGCCCACGACCCTGCTCAAGGTCGGCACCGCGCACCTGGTGCTGGAGATGATCGAGCAGGGCGTGCAGTTCCGTGACTTCACCCTGGACAACCCGATCCGCGCGATCCGCGAGATCAGCCACGACCTGACCGGGCGGCGTCCGGTGCGCCTCGCCGGCGGCCGGGAGGCCTCGGCGCTGGACATCCAGCGCGAGTACTACGGCCGGGCCGTGCAGCACGTGAAGGCCAACGACTCCGGCCCGACCGCACAGCGCGTGATCGAGCTGTGGGGCCGCGCGCTGGACGCGGTCGAGCAGCAGGACTTCGTCAAGATCGACACCGAGATCGACTGGGCGATCAAGCACCGGCTGGTCGAGCGCTACCGCGCGAAGCACAACCTGGACCTGTCCAGCCCCCGGGTGGCGCAGCTCGACCTGGCCTACCACGACATCCGCCGGGGCCGGGGCATCTTCGACCTGTTGCAGCGCAAGGGCCTGGTGCGGCGCATCACCGACGACGGCGAGATCGAGCTGGCCAAGGACACCCCGCCGCAGACGACGCGAGCGAAGCTGCGGGGCGACTTCATCGCCGCCGCGCAGGCCGCCGGCCGCGACTTCACCGTCGACTGGGTGCACCTGAAGCTCAACGACCAGGCGCAGCGCACCGTCCTGTGCAAGGACCCGTTCCGCGCGGTCGACGAGCGCGTCGACCGGCTGATCAGCTCGCTGTGACCACCGTCGAGCAGGACCGGTTCACCCGCGACTGGCAGCAGTGGCACCAGCAGCGGGAGCGGGTGCTCGCCGAGCCGCACGGCTGGCTGTCCATCACCGGGCTGCAGTGGCTGACCGGCACGCCGCAACGGTTCGACGGCATCCCGGGCAGCTGGCACGAGCAGGACGGCGCCGCGGTCGTGACGGTGTCCCCGGGCGAGGAGCTGGCGGTCGACGGCACGGCGCGGTTCGAGCTGGTCAACAGCGGGCCCGGGCACCTCGTCGACGCGGGGGAGCGCAAGGTCGAGGTGGCGCGGCGCAGCGGGTACCTGCTGCGGGTGCACGACCCGCAGGCGCCGGTCCGCGGCCGGTTCCGCGGCGTGCCCGCCTACGAGCCCGATCCGGCCTGGGTGTTCGAGGGGCGCTTCGAGCCGTTCGACGAGCCGCACGCGGTGACGGTCGGCGCCGTGGTCGAGGGCCTGTCGCACGTCTACACCTCACCCGGCGTGCTGCGCTTCGACCACGACGGCTCCTCGTACGGGCTGACGGCCTTCAACGGCAAGGGCGGCAGCGGGTTCTCGGTGCTGTTCACGGACGAGACCAGCGGCGTGACGACCTACGCGGCCAACCGCAGCCTCGCGGTCGGCGAGCCGGACGCCGGGGGCCGCGTGTTGCTGGACTTCAACCGCGCGGTCAACCTGCCGTGCGCGTTCATCGAGTTCGCCACGTGCCCGCTGCCACCGGCCGGGAACCACCTTCCGTTCGCGGTGACAGCGGGCGAGCGGATCCCCTACGAGGCCTGACCGGCAGGCACCGGCGGCGCCTCGGCCAGGCCGATGCGGTCGTGCACGCGGCGCAGGGGAGCCGGTGCCCACCAGGCGTGCCGCCCGAGCAGCCGCATCCCGGCGGGCAGCAGCACCCCGCGCACGAGTGTCGCGTCGAGCAGGACGGCGAGACCGGTGCCGATGCCGAACATCTGGATGAAGCTCACCCCGCTGGTGCCGAAGGCGAACAGGCTGCCGGCACTTCGCCGGGCACGAGGAGTTGTTGCACGCGACCAAGGGACAGGCCATGGAGCGGCTCGGCGCCTCGATGAACGCGGAGCTGGCGCGGGTGCCCGAGACCGGTGACCGGGTGCGCCGGGCGGTCTGCGCGGTGGCGGCCATCGGCCGCGGCTACCTGAACTTCGCGTGGGCCGAGCCGGGTCTGTTCCGCACCGCGTTCGCCGGGGACACCGAGACCATCGCCTTCCACACCACGCGTCCGTTCCAGCGGCTCGTCGAGACGATGGACGAGCTGGCCGACACCGGGTTCCTGCCCGCGGAGCGGCGGCCGATGGCCGAGGTCGCGGCGTGGGCGTCCGTGCACGGGCTCGCGATGCTCTACCTCGAGGGCCCGTTGCGGCACGCGGGTGAGCAGGACCGGCAGCGGGCCGTGGAGCGCACGGTCGAGGTCGTCCTCGAGGGCCTCGGCGGCCGCGCGCTGTCCGGCGAGCTGCGCGGCGACGTCGTCGGGTTCGCCCGCTGACTACAGTTTCTGGCCGGTCGGGCGCAGCACGATCTCGTTCACGTCCACCGTCGGCGGCTGGTCGAGCGCGTAGCAGACCGCGCGGGCGATGTCGTCCGGGTCGAGCAGCGGCAGCTCGCGCATCTCGTCGTAGATCAGGTCGGTGTCGACCACGCCGGGCTGCAGCAGCGTGACCCGGACCCCGGTGCCGACCGCCTCCTCGCGGATCGAGCCGGCGAGCCCGGTGACCGCCCACTTGGTCGCCGAGTAGAGGTTCGCGCGGCGGATGTGCCGCCCGGCGACCGACCCGGTCAGCACCAGGTGGCCGCGCGTGCGCGCGAGCGCGGGCAGCACGGCGCGGGCGGTGATCGCGGCGCCGTAGACGTTCGTGAGCACCATGTCCCGCCATTTCTCCGGGTCGGTGCCGCCGTTGCCGAAGAACGACACCGGCAGCATCTGCCCGGCGTTGGCGAACGCGGCGTCGAGCCTGCCGAAGCGTTCTTCGGCCGTCTGCGCGGCGGCCGAGATCTGGCTCCATTCGGTCACATCCGCTGCCAGGGCCAGAGTCCGGCCGGCGCCGAGTTCCGCGACGAGCGGTTCGAGGCTCTCCGCCGACCGGGCGACGAGGGCCAGCCGGTACCCGGCGGCAGCCGCGCGACGGGCCGTCGCGGCACCAAGGCCCCGCGACGCTCCGGTAATCAGAAGGGCGCGTTCGGTCATGGGTTCGAATTTACGGCGTGTAATGGCGGACCTCCGATCGGGGCCCGGCGATCCGGGCTACTGTGTTCGCGTGTCCACCGCCCGCGCCGAGCGCCTGGTCAACCTCGTGCTCGCCCTGCTGTCCACCCGGCAGTACCTCACGGCTGACCGGATCCGCGGGATCGTGCCCGGATACGCCGACGCGGCGAGCGACGACGCGTTCTCCCGGATGTTCGAGCGGGACAAGACGGAGCTGCGGGAGCTGGGGATCCCGCTGGAGATCGGGCGCAACTCCGTGTTCGACGCCGGCGACGGCTACCGCATCGCGCGCCGCGACTACGAGCTCGGCGAGATCGAGCTGGCACCGGACGAGGCGGCCGCGGTCGGGCTCGCCGTGCGGCTGTGGGACTCCCCGGAGCTGACCGGGCAGGCGCAGGGCGCGCTGGTGAAGCTGCGCGCGGCCGGGGTGGAGGTCGATCACACCGCGCCGCCGGTCGTGGAGTCGCGCGTGCGCACCGAGCCGGCGTTCTCCCCGCTGCTCGCGGCGGTGCAGAACCGCCAGGCCGTGCGGTTCGACTACCGTCGTTCGGGCTCGCCGGAGCGGCTGACCCGCACCCTCGAACCGTGGGGCGTGGTGTCGTGGCGGGCCCGCTGGTACGTGGTCGGGCACGACCGCGACCGCGGCGCGCCCCGGTGCTTCCGGCTGTCGCGGATCGTGGGGGAGGTGCACACGGCGGGCCCGGCGGGCGAGGTGGACCGGCCGGGGGACGTGAACCTGCTGGAGTTCGTCGCGGGCAGCAGCGGCGGTAAGGAGCAGTCGCCGGTCGCGACGGCCAGGCTGTGGATCGCCGACCGGCGCGCGGCCGGGGTCCGGCGGCGGGCGAAGCCGGTTGGGCGGCTGACCGTCGACGGCGTCGAGGGCGACC
Proteins encoded in this region:
- a CDS encoding DUF1684 domain-containing protein, with translation MTTVEQDRFTRDWQQWHQQRERVLAEPHGWLSITGLQWLTGTPQRFDGIPGSWHEQDGAAVVTVSPGEELAVDGTARFELVNSGPGHLVDAGERKVEVARRSGYLLRVHDPQAPVRGRFRGVPAYEPDPAWVFEGRFEPFDEPHAVTVGAVVEGLSHVYTSPGVLRFDHDGSSYGLTAFNGKGGSGFSVLFTDETSGVTTYAANRSLAVGEPDAGGRVLLDFNRAVNLPCAFIEFATCPLPPAGNHLPFAVTAGERIPYEA
- the dop gene encoding depupylase/deamidase Dop, which codes for MRRIMGTEVEYGIAVPGDATANPVLTSTQVVLAYAAAADIPRARRARWDYEVESPLRDARGFDLAGPGGPGHDPDVEDLGAANVILTNGARLYVDHAHPEYSAPEVTNARDAVIWDKAGERVMEEAAIKAATVPGQPPLQLYKNNVDGKGASYGTHENYLMSRSTPFTSVIGGLTPFFASRQVVTGSGRVGLGPQGEEAGFQLSQRSDYIEVEVGLETTLKRGIINTRDEPHADADKYRRLHVIIGDANLAEYSTFLKVGTTALVLDMIEAGQRFDELKLDEPVRAVHQISHDPTLKTKVALAGGKKYTGLELQFAYHELAAAHLEREGGDEQSKEVLRVWGEILDALARDPQECADRLDWPAKLRLLEGYRQRDQLNWGAPRLHLVDLQYSDVRLGKGLYNRLVTRGSMKRLVSEEEVQHAITHPPEDTRAYFRGRTLEKYASSIAAASWDSVIFDVGKESLVRIPTLEPLRGTKAHVGKLLDASATAEELVEALTGSD
- a CDS encoding SDR family oxidoreductase; its protein translation is MTERALLITGASRGLGAATARRAAAAGYRLALVARSAESLEPLVAELGAGRTLALAADVTEWSQISAAAQTAEERFGRLDAAFANAGQMLPVSFFGNGGTDPEKWRDMVLTNVYGAAITARAVLPALARTRGHLVLTGSVAGRHIRRANLYSATKWAVTGLAGSIREEAVGTGVRVTLLQPGVVDTDLIYDEMRELPLLDPDDIARAVCYALDQPPTVDVNEIVLRPTGQKL
- a CDS encoding aldo/keto reductase, whose amino-acid sequence is MAALGRPAYINLGRTEELPAERDVEAMRRATYAVLDAAYKAGIRWIDVARSYGRAEEFLAGWLGRRTPGDLTVSSKWGYTYVGAWRMDAAMHEVKEHSASSFSRQWSESRALLGSAINLYQVHSLTTDSPLFTDEPLLRALSALSDDGVRVGFSTSGPRQGEVIRRAFELEVAGRPIFTAVQSTWNLLEPSAGRALAEAHAAGNLVLVKETLANGRLVVSPPPVLARIAARHGVGPDAVAVAAVLARPWADTVLVGPASPAQLTANLAATRMNLADGELRALATLAEPPGEYWGRRSSLHWR
- a CDS encoding TetR-like C-terminal domain-containing protein encodes the protein MHATKGQAMERLGASMNAELARVPETGDRVRRAVCAVAAIGRGYLNFAWAEPGLFRTAFAGDTETIAFHTTRPFQRLVETMDELADTGFLPAERRPMAEVAAWASVHGLAMLYLEGPLRHAGEQDRQRAVERTVEVVLEGLGGRALSGELRGDVVGFAR
- the pafA gene encoding Pup--protein ligase translates to MQRRIFGIETEFGVTCTFHGQRRLSPDEVARYLFRRVVSWGRSSNVFLSNGSRLYLDVGSHPEYATAECDDLVQLVTHDKAGERILEDLLVDAERRLADEGIGGDIFLFKNNTDSAGNSYGCHENYLVTRAGEFSRIADVLLPFLVTRQLICGAGKVLQTPRGAVYCLSQRAEHIWEGVSSATTRSRPIINTRDEPHADAERYRRLHVIVGDSNMAEPTTLLKVGTAHLVLEMIEQGVQFRDFTLDNPIRAIREISHDLTGRRPVRLAGGREASALDIQREYYGRAVQHVKANDSGPTAQRVIELWGRALDAVEQQDFVKIDTEIDWAIKHRLVERYRAKHNLDLSSPRVAQLDLAYHDIRRGRGIFDLLQRKGLVRRITDDGEIELAKDTPPQTTRAKLRGDFIAAAQAAGRDFTVDWVHLKLNDQAQRTVLCKDPFRAVDERVDRLISSL
- a CDS encoding NUDIX domain-containing protein yields the protein MREELVAVYDEHGAVTGSTTRADMRARGLWHATGEVLLRSGDGESVYVHRRSPDKDVFGGLWDCWAGGVVAAGETPAECAFRELGEELGVHGAALTPLFTHVFEQPPLRCHNFTFEAHWDGPIAHQPEEIVEGHWLPLADLRAWAEDAASPLIPDGRAGILAWFRRYY
- the prcA gene encoding proteasome subunit alpha, with amino-acid sequence MTMPLYASPEQLMRERSELARKGIARGRSVVVLKYAGGVLFVAENPSTTLHKFSEIYDRIGFAAVGRYSEFENLRVAGIRHADLKGYQYDRRDVSARALANAYAATLGSIFTEQLKPYEVEICVAEVGATSAEDQLFRLTYDGSIFDEPQFVVMGGQTEPIVTKLKEGFEEDAELEQVLPMAVRTLRSTSPNNGDSEPVKLEVAVLDRNRPRRAFRRITGAALDALLPAPEPAPEGEEKADGDGESSPNGDSAS
- the prcB gene encoding proteasome subunit beta; amino-acid sequence: MDNTSGSSGSSLPAAYFSTTTSSFAEFLRMQAPDLLPGHRQAPGASAKELNAPHGTTIVAVTFSGGVLIAGDRRATSGNLIASRDMDKVSVTDEYSAVGIAGTAGLALELVRLYAVELAHYEKIEGVPLSLDGKTNKLATMVKGNLEVAMAGLAVLPLFVGYDIEADDPKRAGRIVSYDVTGGRYEESAGYHAIGSGSLFAKSSLKKLYDPDAAEEAAVRTAVESLYDAADDDTATGGPDLVRRIFPTVVTVTAERGAEMLPADQAAAVAEAVVEGRREQAASGRS
- the arc gene encoding proteasome ATPase, with the translated sequence MQHDLPGGRHEEADPSETTGAGTTPDEYARQMRFLEEEVALLRRKLTDSPRQNRVLEQRLAEASERVAQLTERNSKLVETLREARGQLLALREEVDRLAQPPSGYGVFVEAYEDGTVDVFTAGRKMRVSVSPAVEVDSLQRGQALRLNEALTVVEGGDFERTGEVCALREVLAPEVEKGASRALVVGHADEERVVWLSDPLAAQPLKPGDSLLVDSKAGYAYERVPKAEVEDLVLEEVPDVRYEDIGGLGRQIEQIRDAVELPFLHADLYREYELRPPKGVLLYGPPGCGKTLIAKAVANSLAKKVAEARGDGKAAEAKSYFLNIKGPELLNKFVGETERSIRLIFQRAREKASNGTPVIVFFDEMESIFRTRGSGVSSDVETTIVPQLLAEIDGVEGLENVIVIGASNREDMIDPAILRPGRLDVKIKIERPDAEGAKDIFSKYLTAGLPIHADDLTEFGGDVPATIDAMIQNTVERMYEETDENRFLEVTYANGDKEILYFRDFNSGAMIQNIVDRAKKSAIKSVLETKQPGLRVQHLLDAIVDEFAENEDLPNTTNPDDWARISGKKGERIVYIRTLVTGKNQDSGRVIDTATNTGQYL
- a CDS encoding ubiquitin-like protein Pup; its protein translation is MAQEKIEKHGGGDSDDELEGGAPAGQERREKLGEDVDTILDEIDDVLEENAEDFVRAYVQKGGQ